The Humulus lupulus chromosome 3, drHumLupu1.1, whole genome shotgun sequence genome window below encodes:
- the LOC133824055 gene encoding tubby-like protein 8 (The sequence of the model RefSeq protein was modified relative to this genomic sequence to represent the inferred CDS: added 89 bases not found in genome assembly) encodes MISGCKKSSFPRQSSYNSRHDNPLLLNELRHNRSSSEGGRSFPLAPINDNIKQTPSISNDNKKKKQLEEAGSSGDDKENVAAIVNGSTDSFGAPKNLSNMKSFSTGCKAFKPSSLQFCMQMNEPEKAFGAFKTWEPSESEHSSSLKIWDYSDSEAAPASSWSTLPNKSLMCRPLPMDIGRCTCVIVKEASSEGFHGGTLYSLYTNEGRGRQDRKLAVAHCKRRNGKTEFTIAQSVQALSSSSDDSLLGTVTANLMGSKYHIWDQGTCLNSPNKQSKSLIAVVGFLPTITTWTGSYRSLRAYIPKHQSMQLKNTNNTQVQHIKGLPKDWEEKKDKVHRLFSKVPQYNKISRQYELDYRDRGRAGLRIQSSVKNFQLTLEERGKQTILQLGRVENSKYVMDYRYPLTGYQAFCICLASIDPKLCCSV; translated from the exons TCACAACCGTAGCAGCAGCGAAGGAGGACGGTCTTTCCCTTTAGCTCCCATAAACGACAACATCAAGCAAACCCCATCAATCTCAAACGACAATAAGAAGAAGAAGCAGCTGGAAGAAGCTGGCTCCTCCGGCGACGACAAAGAAAATGTTGCTGCTATTGTAAATGGGTCTACTGACTCTTTTGGGGCTCCGAAGAATTTGAGCAATATGAAATCATTTTCGACGGGTTGCAAGGCCTTCAAACCCTCTTCGCTTCAGTTTTGTATGCAAATGAATGAGCCTGAGAAGGCTTTTGGTGCGTTCAAAACATGGGAACCCAGTGAGTCAGAGCACTCTAGCTCTTTGAAGATATGGGACTATTCTGATTCTGAGGCTGCTCCTGCTTCTTCTTGGTCTACTCTCCCTAATAA GTCTTTAATGTGTAGACCATTGCCTATGGATATAGGAAGGTGCACTTGTGTTATTGTTAAAGAAGCATCCTCAGAAGGATTTCATGGGGGTACTCTGTATTCTCTGTATACCAAT GAAGGTCGAGGACGGCAAGATAGGAAACTGGCTGTTGCTCACTGTAAGCGGCGAAATGGGAAAACTGAGTTTACTATTGCTCAGAGTGTGCAGGCATTATCTTCTAGTTCAGATGATAGCTTACTTGGAACTGTTACTGCTAACTTGATGGGTTCAAAATATCATATATGGGATCAG GGCACTTGTCTGAATTCTCCCAACAAACAGTCTAAATCGCTCATAGCTGTTGTAGG ATTTTTACCTACAATCACCACTTGGACTGGAAGTTACAGGAGCTTGAGGGCATACATACCCAAGCACCAATCCATGCAGCTAAAGAATACTAATAATACTCAG GTACAACACATTAAGGGATTGCCAAAGGACTGGGAGGAGAAAAAGGACAAAGTTCATCGGTTATTCTCAAAGGTTCCACAGTACAATAAA ATTTCAAGGCAGTATGAGCTAGATTATAGAGACAGGGGAAGAGCTGGTCTTAGAATCCAAAGCTCAGTGAAAAATTTTCAGCTAACTCTAGAG GAGAGAGGAAAGCAGACAATACTGCAGCTTGGAAGAGTTGAAAATTCGAAATATGTTATGGATTATAG GTATCCCTTGACAGGTTACCAAGCATTTTGCATATGTCTTGCTTCTATTGATCCAAAGCTTTGTTGCAGCGTCTAA